The Campylobacter armoricus sequence TCAAAGAGAAAATTAAGCCAAAAGCAATAGCTTCTTTATCTAATCCACCTAAAATATAAATTAAAGGCATACGCAATGATTTAGAAACATCAATTTTTGCTTGCTCATTGATAGTGGTTTTAAAATCAAATTTACTAGGGTGTTTAAATTTATAAGCTAAGGCCAGATTTAAAAATTCATCTATATATTTTAATTTTTCTCCACATATAAAAGGATAAATAAAATAAAATAAATCTTGTATGTTATTACTAATTTTGCTTTCATCGTTATAATTTGTCTGTATAAAATCATAATATGTTTTAAATTGTTCTTGATAATTTTGCACTAAAGTTATAGCTATTTTTGTTTTAGCGAAATTATTTAGGAAAACTTTAGGATTAGCCTCAAAGCTAAAATCTAAGAAATTAGTTTTTGTTTCATTTTGGTAAAAAATACTAGTGTTGTTGCTAAATTCTAGTAAGATATTTTGTGAGTTTAAATCATTTGATGAGGCATTATAAACTACTTTATTATTTAAAGTAATAGAAAAGTCATTGTAAGCAAATTCATTACTCATAGGTTTTTCATAAAAACCAAAATCATCCCAAAAATTCTCTTCACTACAAGCAATACATCCATGTCCTGCTGCTACTGGCCAAGAAGTTTTGGAATTAAATTTAACTTTAGGGCAGTTATTGTAAGCATAAGGTCCTTTGCAGCCCACTTTAAAAAGACAATAACCTTGTTTTATATTTTCATCATTAAAACTTTGAGCAAAATTTCCCGCTTCAAATTCGGCTTTTCTTTCGCATAAATCATGCAAACACTTGCCATAAAAGGCTAAAGGTCTATTTTGTTCATCTAAAGCCATATCTTGCTCAAATAATATATAAAAACAAAGTGTTGCGATGATATTTACATCACTTGGAGGACAACCTGGTATATTGATTACCTTTTCTTCTAAGACTTTAGAAATTCCTATGCTTTTAGTAGGATTTGGATGTGCAGCTTGAATTCCTCCATAACTTGAGCAAGTTCCCATAGCAAAAATTGTTTTAGCATTTTTGGCACATTTTTGCAAAATTTCATATCCATTTTCTCCATGTGCTCCTATGGTTAGAAAAAATGGATCTATAGCACAAACTCCACCTTCAACTGCTAAAAGAAAGTCTTTTTTTTCTAAAATTTCTTCCAAATGTGATTCTGCTTGATGTCCGCTTGCGCTCATAAAGGTTTCATGATATTCTAAGGAAATAAAATCAAAAATCAAATCCAAAAAATCAGGCAATGAAGTTCTAAGTAAGCTCTCACTACACCCTGTGCATTCACTTAAATGAAGCCATATAAGGCTAGGTGGGGTGTGAAGTTGAAAATATCTATGCGCCAAAGGGCTAAAGTCATTAGGCAAACCCAAAACTTTGATAATGGAATTTACTGCTTCTATAGAGATATTTTTTTCTTCTTTGTGTGAGTTTTCTAATAGAGCGATTTTATGCTCTAATATGCTTTTTAATTCTTCATTGCTTAAAGACATTTTTTAACCTTTAGCTATTTGTATCATATTTAAAAAATCATTCGCGTTTAATGCAGCAGAACCTATTAATACTCCATCGCAGTTTTTTAAAGCACAAATTTCTTTAATATTGTTTTGATTAACACTTCCGCCATATAAAAGCTTAGCCTCTGTAAATTCTCTTAAAAAATTAAGTATAGTGTTGATATCGTTAAGATCTGCGCTGACTCCTGTGCCTATAGAATAAATAGGCTCATAGGCTATAATGAGTTTTTTATAAGATAAATCAATATTTTCAATTTGTTTTTTTAAAAAATCTAAGCTTTTGTTGGAGTTTTTAGTTTCTAAACTTTCACCTATACAATAAATGATATTAAAATCAAAACTTTTAGCAAAATCAAATTTAGCTTTTAAAAAGCTTTCATCTTCATTTAAAGCTCTTCTTTCAGAATGACCGATTAAAACACTTTTTATATTAAACTCTTCTAAGTGAATTTTACCTATTTCTCCCGTATAAGCCCCATTTTCACAAGGATAGAAATTTTGAGCTCCTTGATGGAAAGAAAAATTTTCTTTTAAAAAAGCTATGCTAGGAGGGAAGATGAAAACTTCATCTTTGCAATTTAGTTTTTGATTTAATTCTTGAGCGTAAAGTTCAAAGCTTGATCTTGTGTGATTGCACTTTAAATTTGCTGCAAAAATCATTCATTATCCTTTATAGTTAAAGGTTTTACACCAGGAAGTTCTTTTCCTTCTATAAGTTCTAATGATGCTCCACCGCCAGTTGAAATAAAAGTCATTTCATCAGCATCACCTGCTCTTGCTACAACATCAGCAGTATCACCACCACCTATTACAGTAGTTGCATGAGATTCGCTAATATAATGGCTCATTTTAATGCTACCTTTTGAGAATTTATCGATTTCAAAAACTCCCATAGGTCCATTCCACCATATGGTTTGCGCATCTGAGAGTGCTTCTTTAAATAATCTCACACTAGCAGGACCTATATCAAGCCCCATCCAACCCGCTGGAATTTCTTGCACTGGAGTATATTTCATTACTGCTTCTTGAGAGCAAGTTTGAGCTGCTGTAACATCAACAGGAAGATAAATTTTTACTCCTAGATTTTTACCTTTAAGTAAGATTTTATTTGCTTCTTCAATTAGATCTTCTTCTAAAAGAGAATTTCCTATATCATAACCTTGAGCTTTTAAGAAAGTAAAGGCCATACCTCCGCCTATGATTAATTTATCTACTTTTGGAAGTAAATTAGTCAAAGCTTGTAATTTTCCACTTACTTTTGAACCACCTACCACAGCTACAAAAGGACGCGCTGGGTGTTTAATAAGATTGCTTGCAAATTCTATTTCTTTTTGAAGTAAAAATCCCGCACCTTTGTTTGTGTTATCAAAGTATTTTGTAATAGCTTCAACACTTGCATGAGCTCTGTGGCAAACTCCAAAAGCATCATTAATATAAACATCAGCCATAGAAGCAAGTTCTTTGGCTAAGTTTTCATCGTTTTTGGTTTCACCCTTTTCAAAGCGTAAATTTTCTAAAAGTAAAATTTCACTCGATTTTAATTCACCAGCTTTTTTCTTTGCGTCCTCACCTATAACATCTTTAGCCATGATGACTTCTTTAGTCATTAAGCGTGCAAGTCTTTTCGCAACCGGTTCTAAAGAGTATTTTGAAGCTATTTCTTTTGGACGACCCAAATGCGAAGCCAAAATAACTGCACAACCATTATCTAAACAATATCTTATAGTAGGAATGGCTGAACGGATACGACGATCATCTGTGATATTTAAAAACTCATCTTGAGGAACATTAAAATCACATCTTATAAATACTTTTTTCTTTGCAAGATCAACATCTTTGATTGATAAAATACTACTCATCTTAAGCCTTTGCAACAAATACTGCCATATCTACCAAACGAGAAGAATATCCCCATTCATTATCATACCAAGCAACCACTTTAACAAAATCATCACAAATTACTTGAGTTAAATCACTTGCTACGATTGCACCATATGAGCAGGTTATAAAATCACTTGAAACTCTTTCTTCATCATCTACTAACAATAAGCCTTTTAAGTTACTAGCAGCTGCTTTTCTAAAGGCTTCGTTGATTTCTTCTTTATTTACTTTTTTCTTTAAAGTTGCAG is a genomic window containing:
- a CDS encoding hydrogenase small subunit, whose product is MSLSNEELKSILEHKIALLENSHKEEKNISIEAVNSIIKVLGLPNDFSPLAHRYFQLHTPPSLIWLHLSECTGCSESLLRTSLPDFLDLIFDFISLEYHETFMSASGHQAESHLEEILEKKDFLLAVEGGVCAIDPFFLTIGAHGENGYEILQKCAKNAKTIFAMGTCSSYGGIQAAHPNPTKSIGISKVLEEKVINIPGCPPSDVNIIATLCFYILFEQDMALDEQNRPLAFYGKCLHDLCERKAEFEAGNFAQSFNDENIKQGYCLFKVGCKGPYAYNNCPKVKFNSKTSWPVAAGHGCIACSEENFWDDFGFYEKPMSNEFAYNDFSITLNNKVVYNASSNDLNSQNILLEFSNNTSIFYQNETKTNFLDFSFEANPKVFLNNFAKTKIAITLVQNYQEQFKTYYDFIQTNYNDESKISNNIQDLFYFIYPFICGEKLKYIDEFLNLALAYKFKHPSKFDFKTTINEQAKIDVSKSLRMPLIYILGGLDKEAIAFGLIFSLKEHLKQALKACKNKHNKEQILIHSNNETLLKLFWDLTSI
- a CDS encoding triose-phosphate isomerase; this encodes MIFAANLKCNHTRSSFELYAQELNQKLNCKDEVFIFPPSIAFLKENFSFHQGAQNFYPCENGAYTGEIGKIHLEEFNIKSVLIGHSERRALNEDESFLKAKFDFAKSFDFNIIYCIGESLETKNSNKSLDFLKKQIENIDLSYKKLIIAYEPIYSIGTGVSADLNDINTILNFLREFTEAKLLYGGSVNQNNIKEICALKNCDGVLIGSAALNANDFLNMIQIAKG
- a CDS encoding phosphoglycerate kinase; this encodes MSSILSIKDVDLAKKKVFIRCDFNVPQDEFLNITDDRRIRSAIPTIRYCLDNGCAVILASHLGRPKEIASKYSLEPVAKRLARLMTKEVIMAKDVIGEDAKKKAGELKSSEILLLENLRFEKGETKNDENLAKELASMADVYINDAFGVCHRAHASVEAITKYFDNTNKGAGFLLQKEIEFASNLIKHPARPFVAVVGGSKVSGKLQALTNLLPKVDKLIIGGGMAFTFLKAQGYDIGNSLLEEDLIEEANKILLKGKNLGVKIYLPVDVTAAQTCSQEAVMKYTPVQEIPAGWMGLDIGPASVRLFKEALSDAQTIWWNGPMGVFEIDKFSKGSIKMSHYISESHATTVIGGGDTADVVARAGDADEMTFISTGGGASLELIEGKELPGVKPLTIKDNE